Proteins from a genomic interval of Diprion similis isolate iyDipSimi1 chromosome 10, iyDipSimi1.1, whole genome shotgun sequence:
- the LOC124410929 gene encoding uncharacterized protein LOC124410929, with product MRRDNLLSVLILIVVCSLLASHASTIRNTIDMMGAVESAQKNNAPGSHGGREVNPPKDSVNTPPPQHQVAVAGPSLIRIVAGPGIQTIFYSIPGSFSISYGSPGTSTSYLVPAGYPGEVSLPGTLIQGPNTARQQEYVNYYKHPAYVAASRNLQAASQIIAGIASAFRRQLHVIDTE from the exons ATGAGACGTGACAATCTTCTGAGCGTACTTATTCTGATCGTCGTCTGCAGCCTGCTCGCTTCTCACGCCTCCACGATTAGAAACACGATCGATATGATGGGAGCGGTTGAGTCAGCCCAGAAAAATAACGCCCCCGGGAGTCACGGAGGTCGAGAAGTCAATCCTCCTAAGGACAGTGTCAATACACCGCCTCCGCAGCATCAGG tcGCAGTTGCGGGACCTTCGTTAATCAGGATCGTAGCTGGGCCAGGAATTCAGACCATATTCTACTCCATCCCCGGGAGCTTTTCGATTTCCTACGGGTCACCTGGTACATCGACGTCCTACTTAGTCCCGGCAGGTTATCCCGGTGAAGTTTCCTTGCCTGGTACGCTAATCCAGGGCCCAAATACCGCAAGACAACAGGAATACGTCAACTATTACAAGCATCCAGCCTACGTTGCGGCGTCCAGGAACCTGCAGGCCGCGAGTCAAATCATCGCTGGAATCGCTTCGGCATTTCGTCGTCAGTTACATGTCATTGACACGGAATAG